The sequence AATTGCTATGAAGAAGAGAAAGCCTCGGTCAAAATTTATTTTGACTGAGGTTTTTTATTTGTCACGCTGTTTCTTACGAAATTCTGACGGCGATATGCCGTGTTTTTCCTTAAAGATTTTTGAGAAATAACTTTTGCTGGAAAGACCAATTGCATTTACAATTTCAGAAATACTTAAATCGGTTTTGGTTAGTAAGCTGTAAGCCGCGTCCAGCCTTGATTTTTGTACATAATTGTTTACAGTTGTACCGTACAATTTTTTGAAACCTTCCTGCAACTTGTTTACATTGAGTCCAGCTTCCCTCGCCAAATTTTCTACCGTTGGAATGTCTGTGATGTTGCTTTCAATTAGGTTAGCAATATGATTTATTTGTTTCAACTCTGCGGAGCGAAGTAGCGTGTGACTTCCTTCATCTTTTTTGTCATCCTGATATTGTAGAATTTGTTCTGTTAAAATTTGGTAGGCCATACCTTCTAAAAATAGTTTTCGCGTAAAGTTTTCTGCAGTAAATTCAAGCATCGCCGCCAAAATATCTGAGATTCCCAGACTGTAGTTTCCGCTGTAGTAAAAGGCTTTGTTGGCTTTAACATCTTTAAAAAGTGTTTCCAGTTCCTTGTCAAGACTTTTAATATCGCACTCCATTTTTGCTTGAAACTGCCCTCTTTCAATCTCTAAACTGTTCACTTTTATTCTCTGGCTCGCTTTAAAAAGTAGTACGTGACCATTCTGTTTGCTACTGGCCACAATTGCGTTTTGAAACTGCTCAATAGAATGTAAATCGGTTTCATTTTCAAAACGATGCAGTAAAACTCCTTCCACGGTATAAAGAAATTTTAAGGGATGAATGTTGCTTACCACAAAGCTAATTTCAAAATCCTCATTGAAAAGGCAATCATATTGTATAAGCCCCAAACCACCGTCAAAGTTGATTCCTCGGATGGTTCCTTTACCTACGGATGGAGGTAATTTTAGTAAATACTCCCCGCAATTTACCGAAAAAGGAATATCAAAAACTTTCGAAATGTCTCGAATTACATCCTTAAGGGGAAGTGAGTTTACTTGTATAGAATTCATGAAGAGGTTGTTTTATCGCGCCAAAATACTATTATGATACTAGATGCTTTAACACAGATCGTTCTAATAATTAACACATATACTTTTATGATTGTAAGGTATTACATAATAATACTTTGTGCAACTTGATTCAAATAAAAAACCGCCCAATAAAAAAATTGAGCGGTTTTGGTATGGAGATATTTGTAGTGTATTTATTCATAATATTTTTTGCTCTTATTGCGTCTTTCCATAAAAAAGGAGATTACTAAAAAGGCGGCTAAAATATAAAAACCAATTTTGGCGGGTTCAATTGGACCAAATCCTAAGCCAAGAAAGCCCAGAACGGCGGCCACTATTGTCAGGAAAAGGAGGAGGATTGTCCAGATCATAGCGAGGGAATTTTGAAGTTTGTAAACAGTTAATTATCAGTTCCCTAAAGATATGAAATCATTAATTTTTCAACTAATTTATTTCGAATTGTTTTTAACGCATTTCGAAAATTACCCAAGTTCAGCGCAATCCGCAACTTAAGAAGGAAAACAAAATACTTGCGGAGCAGTTGGAGTTGTTGAAGGGGTGATGGGGAAATAGGTATATTTGGGTAAAAATAATATAAGATTTAACAATAATTTTTAATTGTTTGTATTTTTATGGAAGAAAAAATAAAAGAGTGGTTACTTAAAGGAGGTTTTCCACTGGAAATGAAATTGGCAAATTCACTTATTAACCATGGATTTGAAGTAGCTCAATCTGTTTATTACCAAGATTTTGATACCGAAAAATATCGCGAAACTGATATTATAGCAAGCAAGTTTGAAAAAATTAATAATATATGGACCCATATTACTTTTGTAATTGAGTGCAAAAAATCTACAGATAAGCCTTGGATTGTTCTCAAAAATCATAAACTTATGAATCATCTTAGTGATGAACTTCCTGTTTATTTTACAAATCATACCTCAATATTTTTAAAAAACCTTAACGAGAATAAAAGCTTTAAATCCGACTTATTTTTTAAAAATTCACGGAATATTGGGTATTCTATTCAGACGGCTTTCAATAATGGTCCTGATAAATCTTATGAGGCCATACAGTCTGTAACAAAGGCTTGTGAATATTTTTCGCAAAAACTTAATGAAAGAAAAAATACAGCCGCATTTTATTTTCCTGTTATTTGTATTGACGGAAATTTATTTGAAGGTCAAATAGCTGAAAATGATATTAGCCTTAAAGAAGTTAAAAAGTCAGAAGTTCTTATAACTCGGTCATTTCATAAATACGGTAATTCACATATACTAATTTTCGAAAGTTCAGATCTCGATAAAATATCCAATGATCTTTATAAATTAGGAATAGAGTTTTTTAGAAAATATAAAAAACTTTTAGCGGAAAATATTAGTTGAACAAAGAAATTGTTATTTGGATAATAAAAGATTCTCTCTAATACCAAGTTTTGCAATGCGTAGCTTCCCAGAACACAAAACCCCCAAGCAAAAGCTCAAGGGTTTTATTAAATCGTAAATCTAGAATCGTAAATCTAAAATTCCTATTACTCAACCAAACTCTCCTGATTCCTAAAAACCAACGCATCATTAAAACTATCTAAAAGAATAATACTGTCCGTAGTTATTTTTCCTGCGAGTATTTCTTTTGAAAGCTCGTTAAGTACTTCACGCTGTATCACCCTTTTCACGGGTCTTGCACCAAACTGTGGATCGTACCCTTTTTCTGAAAGATAGGTTATGGCTTCTGGTGTGGCGTCTAAAACTATGTTTTGTTTCAACAACATTCTTGAAACACCTTTCAGTTGTAACTCCACAATTTTGTGAATATCCTTTTTAGACAGTGGCGTAAACATTATGATGTCGTCTATTCGGTTTAAGAACTCGGGGCGCACGGTTTGTTTTAAAAGTGCAAGCACTTCTACTTTGGCGCCTTCCATAGCGGTTTCGGGGTCTTTTACAGCTTCAAAACGTTGTTGGATTATATCGCTACCCATATTGCTGGTCATAATAATAATCGTGTTTTTGAAATCTGCCAAACGTCCTTTGTTATCTGTCAATCGGCCTTCATCCAAAACTTGAAGTAATATGTTGAAAGTATCGGGATGCGCTTTTTCAATTTCATCTAGAAGAACTACGCTATATGGTTTGCGGCGTACGGCTTCGGTAAGTTGCCCCCCTTCTTCATACCCCACATATCCTGGAGGCGCTCCCACCAAACGGCTCACGCTGTGGCGTTCTTGGTATTCGCTCATATCTATTCGCGTCATTGCGTTTTCGTCATCAAATAAATATTCTGCTAAGGCTTTTGCAAGTTCGGTTTTACCAACACCGGTTGTTCCTAGAAAAAGGAAACTACCAATTGGTTTCTTTTCATCTTGCAATCCCGCGCGACTTCGGCGAATGGCATCACTTACTGCAATAATAGCTTCTTCTTGTCCAACCACACGTTTATGCAATTGATCTTCCAGTGTCAACAGTTTTTCACGGTCGCTCTGAAGCATTTTGGTCACAGGAATGCCAGTCCATTTTGCAACAACTTCAGCAATATCCTCACGGGTTACTTCTTCTTTAATCATAGAAGTACCTTCGTCGTTTTCGGCGAGTTGGGTTTCCAATTCGCTTAAAGCAGCTTGCGCGTCTTTAATTTTTCCATATCGAAGTTCGGCTACTTTTCCAAAATCACCATCGCGTTCGGCTCGTTCGGCTTCTAGCTTGTAATCTTCAATCTGGGTTTTTAGGTTTTGCACATTGTCCACCACTTCTTTTTCGCTTTGCCATTTTGCGTTTAGTTCGTTGCGTTCTTCTTTTAAATTAGCAAGATCTGCGTGAAGTGATTTCAGCTTCGTTTCATCTTTTTCACGTTTTATTGCTTCAATTTCAATTTCAAGCTGCATAATCTTTCTATCCAAAACGTCCAGTTCTTCTGGTTTGGAGTTGATTTCCATCCGCAGTTTTGAAGCAGCTTCATCCATCAAATCAATTGCTTTATCCGGAAGAAAACGGTTTGTAATATATCTTTCTGAAAGCTCCACGGCAGCAATAATCGCTTCATCTTTAATACGAACTTTGTGGTGAGTTTCATATTTCTCTTTAATTCCTCGTAAAATTGAAATGGCGCTCTCAGTATCAGGTTCGTCCACGACCACTCTTTGGAAACGACGTTCCAGCGCTTTATCTTTTTCGAAATATTTTTGATATTCGTCCAAAGTAGTGGCACCAATCGCACGAAGTTCTCCACGAGCAAGTGCTGGTTTCAAAATATTTGCGGCATCCATTGCGCCTTGTCCGCCACCAGCTCCAATAAGTGTATGGATTTCGTCAATAAAAAGAACGATGTCGCCTTCACTAGAAGTTACTTCTTTAATTACTGCCTTTAGGCGTTCTTCAAATTCACCTTTGTATTTTGCGCCGGCAATCAGTGCTCCCATATCTAAGGAATAAATTTCTTTAGTTCGTAAATTTTCAGGTACATCGCCGTCAACAATTCTGTGGGCCAAACCTTCCGCAATGGCCGTTTTCCCCGTTCCTGGTTCCCCAACGAGCATCGGATTGTTCTTGGTTCTTCTCGTTAGGATTTGAAGAATTCTTCTAATTTCTTCATCACGACCAATTACAGGATCTAATTTCCCGTCACGAGCCATCTGATTTAAATTTTTGGCGTATTTGTTCAAGGAATTATAAGTTTCCTCAGCACTCTGTGAGGTAACATTTTCGCCACCTCTTAATTCTTCAATGGCGGCATTCATTCCTTTTTCGGTTACGCCTTGGTCTTTAAGACTTTGAGCGATCCCGCTTTTTGAATTCAGAATAGCCAATAGAAGATGTTCTATTGAAACATATTCATCGCCCATTTTTTTGGCGATGTTTCCAGCTTCAATTACAGTTTTATTAGTTTCCCGCGAAAGCATAATGTCGCCTCCAGAAACCTTTGGAAAGCTTTCAAGTTGTTTATCTAGAATTTGTTTTAATGTAGTAAGATTTACATTTAGTTTTTTTAGGATGAAAGGTGCTACGTTTTCATCCACCTCAAAAATTGCTTTGAGGATGTGTTCGTTTTCAATCTGCTGATGGCCATAACCCTGTGCAATTTGTTGCGCTTGTTGGATGGTCTCTTGGCTTTTTATTGTAAAATTGTTAAAGTTCATATATAAAAAAGTTTTTTGTTTATTGTCTGTGGTTGAGTAATTTCAATTAATGAGCCATAGTAAAATTAAGACATAATGTCTGTCGAAATACTTGATTTAACAGACATTATGACGGTTTTAACAGCTAGCTTTTTATCATTTCTTTTAGACAATTTCCTTCTAAGAACTTGTAGCTTTGAAAAAAAAAATCATGGGATTATTAGATATATTTAAGAACACAAAGGACTTAGCAACAGAAGAAATAGTTGAAATGCCGTGGCACGTTTTAAGTAAAATGGAACAGCTGGATGAAATAGTTGAAGAATCCAAAACGAAACCAGTAGCTATTTTTAAACATTCCACTCGTTGTGGGATTAGCCGTGGAGTTTTAAAGCTGCTTGAGAAAAATTATAATCTTAAAGACGAGCAACTGAAAATTTACTATCTCGATCTTCTTCAAAATAGAGATATTTCAAATG comes from Aequorivita sublithincola DSM 14238 and encodes:
- the ytxJ gene encoding bacillithiol system redox-active protein YtxJ; protein product: MGLLDIFKNTKDLATEEIVEMPWHVLSKMEQLDEIVEESKTKPVAIFKHSTRCGISRGVLKLLEKNYNLKDEQLKIYYLDLLQNRDISNEIAARFKVNHESPQMIVIKNGAVVHQDSHHSIEASHLEKFV
- the clpB gene encoding ATP-dependent chaperone ClpB, with amino-acid sequence MNFNNFTIKSQETIQQAQQIAQGYGHQQIENEHILKAIFEVDENVAPFILKKLNVNLTTLKQILDKQLESFPKVSGGDIMLSRETNKTVIEAGNIAKKMGDEYVSIEHLLLAILNSKSGIAQSLKDQGVTEKGMNAAIEELRGGENVTSQSAEETYNSLNKYAKNLNQMARDGKLDPVIGRDEEIRRILQILTRRTKNNPMLVGEPGTGKTAIAEGLAHRIVDGDVPENLRTKEIYSLDMGALIAGAKYKGEFEERLKAVIKEVTSSEGDIVLFIDEIHTLIGAGGGQGAMDAANILKPALARGELRAIGATTLDEYQKYFEKDKALERRFQRVVVDEPDTESAISILRGIKEKYETHHKVRIKDEAIIAAVELSERYITNRFLPDKAIDLMDEAASKLRMEINSKPEELDVLDRKIMQLEIEIEAIKREKDETKLKSLHADLANLKEERNELNAKWQSEKEVVDNVQNLKTQIEDYKLEAERAERDGDFGKVAELRYGKIKDAQAALSELETQLAENDEGTSMIKEEVTREDIAEVVAKWTGIPVTKMLQSDREKLLTLEDQLHKRVVGQEEAIIAVSDAIRRSRAGLQDEKKPIGSFLFLGTTGVGKTELAKALAEYLFDDENAMTRIDMSEYQERHSVSRLVGAPPGYVGYEEGGQLTEAVRRKPYSVVLLDEIEKAHPDTFNILLQVLDEGRLTDNKGRLADFKNTIIIMTSNMGSDIIQQRFEAVKDPETAMEGAKVEVLALLKQTVRPEFLNRIDDIIMFTPLSKKDIHKIVELQLKGVSRMLLKQNIVLDATPEAITYLSEKGYDPQFGARPVKRVIQREVLNELSKEILAGKITTDSIILLDSFNDALVFRNQESLVE
- a CDS encoding helix-turn-helix domain-containing protein, which encodes MNSIQVNSLPLKDVIRDISKVFDIPFSVNCGEYLLKLPPSVGKGTIRGINFDGGLGLIQYDCLFNEDFEISFVVSNIHPLKFLYTVEGVLLHRFENETDLHSIEQFQNAIVASSKQNGHVLLFKASQRIKVNSLEIERGQFQAKMECDIKSLDKELETLFKDVKANKAFYYSGNYSLGISDILAAMLEFTAENFTRKLFLEGMAYQILTEQILQYQDDKKDEGSHTLLRSAELKQINHIANLIESNITDIPTVENLAREAGLNVNKLQEGFKKLYGTTVNNYVQKSRLDAAYSLLTKTDLSISEIVNAIGLSSKSYFSKIFKEKHGISPSEFRKKQRDK